CGGTTCTCTTCGCTGTCGTGGACGATTATACAAGCCATGAAACGTCCTTTTATCATGTAACTTATTCTTCTCAGTCTCATACTGCTGCTGTACATGGTCACATGGACTTCCTTAGATAACCATCGTATGGTATTTCAGATAATTATCGGGTGATATTTCGCAGACTTGTTGAACCAATAACTTAGCCAACTGATCCCTCCAGCTTCAGGTTCATTAGTGCATCCACCTCCTGGGCAAACTCGTAAGGAAGGTGTTCAAAGACGGCTCTACAGAACCCACCTATCATGGCTGCAACGGCCTTTTCATGATCAATCCCTCTTTGCTGAAAGTAGAATAGCTGATCCTCGCCAATTTTGGATGTGCTTGCCTCATGCTCAACACGGCCACTAGTGCAACCCACCTGTTGCCACGAAAGTTGGGTCAAAATCATACTATAAATGAGGTTTTCTGAGGAACTATTATTGAAATGAAGGTAAGCAAACCCCTGGTATAACTACTTGTCAGAAAGAACCGTTGTTAACACATAGAGCTCATGCCAATACAGTACAGGACGCACACTTATGCAAGTGCAGTATGAGATACACATGCAGCTTAGGCATGCAGAACATAGGAGTTGTTGACCCCGATATTCATGCAGCTTATGCAAGTGGTTGCATAAGTTAGAATAAGAATAAGCATGACAATGCACACGTGTCCCTTGAGATTATAGGGACATCAGATGAAGTATCAAGATTAACCGCTAGACCTAATTGAGTAATTCAGCCAGCTATAGAAGTCTATTTAGCATGGATGTATATGTAAGATTCTCGAAGTGCACTAGTAAAAATAAtaaaagatactccctccgttcactttataagtcgtttcagacaactgaAATAGAACTGTTTTGCACTGTGTCTGAAATGCTACAACGCCTTATAAAagtgaacggaggtagtaattcATATAGTATTTGCTTAGTAGTATATCTGTATATACCTAAAACAAAGTAAGGTGTGAAGGAGAACATTATGAAATGCAGCACTGCACTTCCCATAATGCCTATTAAACTTGTCTTGACTAATGATTATATGGCTCATATGCCTTATCAGTCTTAACCATAAAACTTGCATCAATGAGTTGCAAAGTTTCTCTCACTCCAAGTCAATGCAAGAATTTCTACCTTATTATTTCTTCCATCATTATCATGACAACTTCTGAGTGTGCTTTTAGTATGCAAATGACAGGAGTGTTTATAAGGTTGCACAGATCAATGCTATATCAAGATACTGATACCTTCTGAGTTCCAGTACACATGGGAGTTTAATTCAGAATTAGGCAGAATACCATTAACATTTATCTTGCATGTCTAAAACTTAAATGGAGAGAAATTTAATTTTACGCTAGGAATTGTTATGGTTCAGCCTGGGAAGAGTTTGAAGACCAGCGGCAACACATGCCCTCAACTAGCCCCTGCAGGGCATGATCCCTCTCGTGGTAAGAGTAAAGGCCCTTTATATAGCAGATATTGAACTATTTTTTCGAGAAACCGCATGAGAGCGTGCGTTTCATTTCAAGAGAGAGTTGTAGTTACACTCCTCCTAGGAGGCGTGCGTTTCATAGCAGATATTGAACTATTGTATgaagaatttaataaattaagaGTTCTACTTGAATGATCGATGATTCATTGCTTGACTAAAGAGTTGCACAACTGCCCTTTATATAGGAGACTGACTTATGCACAAGTCAGAGCACAACTCAAACTCTTCAGACCCATAACTCTATCAAAGTTTTGGACTCTTCCTAGTCTAAAGACCCATCTATATCCAACAAGAATACTTCTCTTACTGTCTATCCCTTAGCCTGCCCTATCCTGTGCCTTAACGGATATGCACACATGAGGCTGCTATCGCACACGCACACATAGGCTGAGTCCATGTTGCTGCTGCCGGCTTGTCACATGACCACTGCGGAAACCACCCCACATAACAAATGGTACCCTCAACAACCAGATTACCAAAGCTACTTAATTCCGATATCATGTCAGCACATAGTTTTGCCTCAAATCGTATATACCATATGTACCACAGAGATCCCAACTCTATATGTACTTCGACACTTGATAGTAACTAACCACAAATTAGTCACAGAGACAGAGCCTGCCCTATGACAGCAATCGAACTTTGCGTGCCAAACTAACCTAGGACAGAAAAAAGGCCCTTTATATATCAGATATTGAACTATATCTATATGAGCAATTCAATAAATTATGAGTTCTAACTAAATGTTCAATTATTTGTTGCTTGCTTAAAGAGTTACACAACTGCCTTTTATATAGGTGACTGACACAACCACAAGCTGGAGCACAACTCAAAACTCTTCACAGAACCATAACTCTATTTTCCTAATTTAATTGGGCTCTTCATAGTCTGAAGACCCATATGTATACAGCATGAATACTTCTCTCAAGACTATCTCTAAGCATGCCATATCCTATGCATTAAAGGATGTGCAAACATGAGGCTTCTATCGCACACATAGGCTGAGTCCATGTTCTTGCTGTTGCTGGTTGTCACATGGCCACTGTGCAAACAGCCCCATAACAAATGGTATCCTCGAAAAACCAAATTACCAAAGCTCCTTCATTGCAACATCATGTCAGCAAAATTTTGCCTCAAATCTTATCTACTACGCGTGCAACTGAGGTCCCAATTCTGTGCGTGTTTCACCACTTAACAGTAACTAACCGCAAATTAGGCACAGACACAGAGCATGGCAGCAACTGAACCTTGCATGCCAAACTAAGATAAACAAACATGTAATTAAGAAGCAGAAAGTACCTGAATGGTCGGATAGGTGTTGGCGGCAGCGTTGTCCCCAATCAGCAATGAATCACACTGCGAAGAATTATAAGCATTCTCTGCACCTGAATTCATCTGGACCAGCCCACGGTAGCAATTCCTTGACTTTCCTGCCGAGATACCTTTGGATATAATCCGGCTGCGTGAATTCTTCCCCTTATGGATCATCTTTGTCCCTGTATCGGCCTGCTGGTAATCCTTGGTCAGTGCTACGGAGTAGAACTCTCCAACAGTGTCGTCCCCAACAAGCTCCACACTTGGGTACTTCCAGGTGATTGCTGACCCTGTCTCAACCTGTGTCCATGAGATTTTCGAGCCACGCCCCTTGCACCGCCCCCTCTTGGTCACAAAATTGTAAATGCCCCCTTTGCCCTCCTCATCGCCGGCATACCAATTCTGCACGGTGGAGTACTTAATCTCGGCCCCTTCTTCGCACACAAGCTCCACCACCGCGGCGTGGAGCTGGTTGGAGTCATATGCTGGAGCTGTACAACCTTCTAAATAGCTAACCGTGCTCCTCTCATCAGCCACAATCAGAGTCCTCTCAAACTGCCCGGTCTCCTTGTCGTTGATTCTGAAGTAGGTTGATATCTCCATGGGGCAGACCGTATCCTTGGGCACGTAGCAGAAGGATCCGTCACTGAACACGGCTGAATTGAGCGCGGCATAGTAATTGTCACCGGGCGGCACGATGCTCCCGATGTAGCGCTTGATGAGGTCCGGGTACTCACGGATGGCCTCGGAGATGGAGCAAAATATGACGCCCTTGGCCATGAGCGCCTCCCGGTGGGTGGTGGCGATGGAGGTGGAGTCGATGACGGCGTCGACGGCGACGTTGGAGAGGCGCTTCTGCTCGCCGAGAGGGATCCCGAGGCGGTCGAAGGTCTTGAGCAGCTCGGGGTCGACCTCGTCGAGGCTGTTGAGCTTGGGCTTGGTCTTGGGCGCGGAGTAGAAGCAGAGGGACTGGAGGTCGACGGGCGAGTAGACGTTGTCGCTCCAGGTGGGCTCCGCCATGGTGAGGAAGCGGCGGTAGGCGGCGAGGCGGAAGTCGAGCATCCAGGCCGGCTCCGCCTTGAGCTCCGAGATGCGGCGGACGGTGGCCTCGGAGAGGCCCTTGGGGATGGAGAAGGACTCGAAGTCGGAGACGAAGCCGTACTTGTACTCCCGCTTGAGCAGGTTCTGCAGCGCCTCGGCCTCGTCCGCCGCCGGGGACGAgggcgagggcgacggcgacggcttCTGCGGGCCCGTCTGCACGGCCACCACCGAGAGGCGGCCGCGGCCGCGCGCGTCGACGCGCCGGCGTGGCCCCCCGGACGGCCGCCCCGCCCCGAGCCTGGCGGTGAGGGCGCAGGGCCCGAAGAGGGacgtggaggcggaggcggaggccgCCATGGTCGGTCGCGGCCggcgaggcggaggcggaggcgaatTTGGGAGGGGTGGGATGAGCGgcggggagaggagaggaggaggagaccgTGAGATGAGAGAGAAACGAGGGGGGAGCCCCCGTCCGTTGTTGACAGGGAGAGGCACGGGCGTATGGTCCGCGCGCGCCGCTGGGCCCGGTGGCTCGGGCGTGTGTCCACGGCGTTGGCGAACCAGGTCCAGGGAGAACCGCGCTGGAGGAAGAGGGGTCGTGTGGCGGCCGAGCGGCGGAGCACGGCACCGGATGGGGTTCGCGACACGTGGCTTTTCCTGGAGAAGCGCTGGAGAACACAGATTTTTCATCCGTTTTTTCCTGCCGCAGACGGGACGGACACACCGAGGATGGGCCCGGGCCGTCCAGATGCGATCCGACGTCGCAGAAGCCCGGCGGCTAGCCCGCGCGGGCGGGCCCAACGGCCCCCCGTTAACTCGCCTCACTCATCGCACTCGCTCCCGTGGCGTTCGCATCTCGTGAGTCGTCTCGCCATGGCCGCGTCCTCCCTGCTCCGCTCGCTCTCCCGCGTCTCGCGCCGCGCCTGCGCGCCCGCGTTCTACGGCCGCGGCCCGTTCTCGCCGCTCTCCACCGccgcggcggctgcggcggcggacgCGGGGGATGCTGCTGTGCTGCGGAGGGGGCTGGCGGGGCTGGGGCCGACGGTCAAGGGGGAGAAGCCGCGGGTGGTGGTGCTCGGGACGGGGTGGGCGGGGTCGCGCCTCATGAAGGACCTCGACACCACCGGCTACGACGTCGTCTGCGTCTCCCCGCGCAACCACATGGTCTTCACGCCGCTGCTCGCCTCCACCTGCGTCGGCACGCTCgagttccgctccgtcgccgagccgctcgcgcgcatccagCCCGCCGTCTCCCGCTCCCCCGGCTCCTACTTCCTCCTCGCCCGCTGCACCGCCGTCGACCCCGACGCGCACACGGTGAGCTTATTCCTGGGTTGGTTGGTGAGAGGCGCCGCGCGCGTTGATCCTGTCAAACGGGGGTCGCTTTTACAGATGTGGAATTTGTGTCCCCGAGATTCGTGGAAGGGGATGATACTGTGTGCGCAGTCGTGCTTGACCTTTTCTGATGTCCATAACCACGTCCGATCTTTTTGGGTTTTGGATGGAGAAAAGGAAGAGGAATCTGCGCTTTACTCCCATTCAGCAGCTGCTGCATGTCAAATAGCCTAGCTCTATGTAGTAGCGGGCTAGCTATATGTTAATGGAACGAGAGAGACGGAAAAGTTGTCACCAGCTCCCACTCATTTATGACTTTGTGGATATTTTCTAACTGTACTAGTACTAGCTTAGAATTCATCTCCCCTAGGCCAAAACTCTTTAACACGGGGAAGTCAGCTGCAGAGAAAAGGCAAACTTGTTTATATTCATTCATCACACGCCAGGTCTTCTGTTCCTTACATATTCACACAGTATGCACATGAGACTTCTATATCATTTTGGCTTGTTCATGCAGTAGCATCGAGTAACTTTGCTTGTTCAGGAGTCTGTCTAATAGAAGATTCACTCTGCAACTTATTGGACAGTTCCTGTTGGCTTTGTGCCTAACACTCCTGAGCATCTCTATCACTACAGGAGGGAATTGTTCTTCATAATTTTGAAGGCTAGACATTTACTTAAGAGGGATTTGGCATATTACATTATTTTTTGGGGGACAACATGAGCATTTCTCCCCACAGCTTTTACATCCATTTATTCAGACTCGTTTGATTTCAGATTGATTGTGAGACAGTTACTGAGGGTGAGAAAGATACCTTGAAGCCGTGGAAATTCAAGGTTTCGTATGACAAGTTGGTCTTTGGATGTGGAGCTGAGGCATCGACTTTCGGTATACGTGGTGTTACTGAACATGCAACCTTTCTTCGGGAAGTTCACGATGCTCAAGAGATCCGCAGGAAGCTCCTTCTGAATCTGATGCTGTCTGATGTACCCGGTATGGTAGCAGCTCAATATGTATCTAATTACCCTTCTGGCACAGTCATCAATTATTACTTTCGCACTTTGTTGTCTCCGTATAATGGTATTTTTTTTACTTAAGTCAAGTGGACACAGTTGCGTGTACTTTTTGTTCGATGAATTTTGGACAAATCTATGTCATCTCTCATATGCTTCATTACCGTACTTTTTGTTCAATGCATTTTGGGCAAATCATTTTTTATGTCTCATATGCTTCGTTCTCAGAATATACCTTGTGTGCACAAACATTTAATACCCATTTGGTTATCGCTTATGGGTCAATGCTATTTTGTTAAACAGGCATATCAGAGGGTGAGAAGCGCAGGCTATTGCACTGTGTTGTTGTTGGAGGTGGTCCAACAGGGGTTGAATTTAGCGGGGAACTTAGTGATTTCATCATCAGAGATGTGAAAGAACGTTACTCACATGTGAAAGATTATGTCCATGTGACCCTGATTGAGGTTTTTGTTGTCGATTTTCTGATTTGATCCCTACTCTTGTTGAATTTGGGGCTTAGCAACTGGTATTCTGCTTTCATTTCAGGCAAATGAGATATTGTCATCCTTTGATGTTCGCCTCAGGCAGTATGCTATAAACCAACTAGTTAAGGTCAGTAATCTTTGTTCGGTATCTTTAGCCATCATCAACCAATACTTGGGGACCAGTAGATTTTCAAATAAGGCATTCAGATCGCCCCATGATATACATAGTTTTTGTTTTCGGGAACATGATGTACATAGTTGGTAGTTGTAATAGCTGTGTATCATTCTCTCCCATGTCATTTGGAATATGAATATAACCTGCCCTTGCATGGTCATCGACCAGTCAGGTGTTAGACTTGTACGAGGAATCGTGAAGGATGTACAACCTGACAAACTAATCCTGGACAATGGAGAGGAGGTTCCTTATGGTTTGCTGGTATGGTCTACTGGAGTTGGTGCTTCATCATTCGTCAAGTCATTGCCATTTCCTAAGTCCCACGGAGGAAGGTATAATTGATTGGTAGGACCTTATAATTAATTTACATAGTTTATTTATTGGAGGGGGCGGGGGGTATGTCGCCTGTTGCCTCATGTGTAAATCCTAGGATTGTTAATAGGTTATGTGCTGTTTGCAGGATCGGTGTAGATGAGTGGTTACGTGTTCCTTCTGTCCCAGATGTATTCGCTGTTGGTGATTGCTGTGGATTCCTTGAAAGCACTGGCAAGGAAGTTCTCCCAGCCTTAGCTCAGGTAATTTCATGAACTATCTTGACGCAGTTCAAGAGTATGGAAGCATTTTGTCAAGTTACTATCTCAGAAAAAAATGGGGCTTATTAATTGTTTCCTCTTTCCTTAAGTGCAATAGAACTGGGTGGAATAGAAACATAGCATAAAATAAAATTGAACAGATGGTTATACATCCCATCAAATTACAGACACTTGGGTTGTTGGGCATGACATAAGATTTTGCGATGTGGGTAGATTCCTTCAAGCCTTTGCGATGCTGCATATCAGTCATGCATTCTACTCCccccgtcccataatataagagcgtttttaacACTACACTAGTACCAAAagcgctcttatattatgggacggagggagtatgattttGTTCCCCACTTGTACTCCTGAACAGGTTGCCGAGCGGCAAGGCTTGTACCTCGCTCGCCTGCTCAACCGTGTGATGAAATCTGGAGGAGGGCACGCAAACTCCCAGGTCGAAGTCGATCTAGGTCCAAAGTTTGTGTATAAGCATCTAGGGAGTATGGCAACCGTTGGAAGGTACAAAGCTCTGGTAGACCTGAGGCAAAGCAAGGTTGGTTGCTCCTCCGTTCTTTGTGAATCTTTGCAGTTCACTAGACGCTCAGGAGTCGAACTGAGCGTGTGTTTTTTTTCCTATTCGCAGGACTCGAAGGGCATATCCATCGCAGGATTTGCAAGCTGGTTCATCTGGCGCTCAGCGTACCTGACTCGTGTTGTCAGCTGGAGAAATAGGCTCTATGTGGCTATCAACTGGCTGACCACGATGATATTCGGCCGTGACATAAGCCGTATCTAGGGTATCTACCTGTAGATCTCTGGGCTCTGAACTGTATGAGTCCGATACAATATATAGGCCACGAACACTAAAAGAAATATAGGTCTTGATCACATTCCATCTTTTTTTCCCTCCTGCTCCTCTCTTTATCCCTTTCAGACTTGTCAGCCACGTGAGTTCCAAATGCACAATCTTTTTTTTTGTAAATTATGAATAAATGAGATGCAATTTGATGATCTTCAAGTTACTTGGTGTGTACACGATTGAATACTTATGTAACTGTAGTTTCTTTGCTCAGGAATGAGTGATTGGTCTCCAAGAACCTTACTATACACATTATAAACGTCCGGCGAATAAATGCAAAACCAAGATAATGGAAGATAATATCAGGAAGACTACACGAACCATCAAATGAAACAATGCCATAGTCAGGTGTTTCTCTAGAGGTTACATTTCCAGTTTGTTGTTTTCTCCTTGCAATAGTATACCACGTTTTAACTTGCTCTCATGAGAAAAAGAACTTCTATTTCATCGTCTGCTAGCGAAAAACATTGCAAAAATGATGAGTTGGCTTGCCGCCAGAACTATCAGTGAATGAAATATATGCTTTTGAGAGTAACTTATGTTGGAGGATAAATGAGCATAAAAGATCAGGCCTGGCTTCTCAAGCAACAAAGGCAATATTTCCATCCATTTTCTGGGTATTTCATATACCATCATATATAACCTCTCAGTTTGATACTTTGATGACCAGAGTTTCTATGAATTATAAGCAGTCGACAGAAATCTCATTGCTCTGAATGCACATTTTGGCATCCAATCAACAGGGGAAATTTCATCCCACAACAACCCTCCACATTTGGCTTGACCAACAGTTTGACAGACTAAAGAGGTACAACAGGCCCCAGGAGGACTAAACAGAACCATTCTAGTAAACAAATGGAAAGGGAAAGAACATTGTTACACTACAACACAGCGGATACCATCCAAAGAAACGAAATGGAATAACTGGAATCAGCAACATTATCAAGTTCAAAGAAACTCCGCGACCGAGAAGGTCTACATCCTCCGCCTCTTGTTGCGCTGTGGGGGGGCACCATCCACATCTAAAGAAGCCAACGCActgctcctccccctcctcctcagGGTTCTCGAAGAACCTGCGTTGCTAGGCTCTCCCACCGTCTCAGAAACACCTGCATCCCCCTGTATCACTGCAATGGTGCTCGAGTTTGATGCTTGGTCTGTAGAAGGTGCTGCACCAACATGGGTTCCGTCAACTGTTGCCTCGGGATTCAAAGGGTTCGACGATGAAGCAGATCCTCCGTATTG
The Aegilops tauschii subsp. strangulata cultivar AL8/78 chromosome 3, Aet v6.0, whole genome shotgun sequence genome window above contains:
- the LOC109783119 gene encoding uncharacterized protein, which produces MAASASASTSLFGPCALTARLGAGRPSGGPRRRVDARGRGRLSVVAVQTGPQKPSPSPSPSSPAADEAEALQNLLKREYKYGFVSDFESFSIPKGLSEATVRRISELKAEPAWMLDFRLAAYRRFLTMAEPTWSDNVYSPVDLQSLCFYSAPKTKPKLNSLDEVDPELLKTFDRLGIPLGEQKRLSNVAVDAVIDSTSIATTHREALMAKGVIFCSISEAIREYPDLIKRYIGSIVPPGDNYYAALNSAVFSDGSFCYVPKDTVCPMEISTYFRINDKETGQFERTLIVADERSTVSYLEGCTAPAYDSNQLHAAVVELVCEEGAEIKYSTVQNWYAGDEEGKGGIYNFVTKRGRCKGRGSKISWTQVETGSAITWKYPSVELVGDDTVGEFYSVALTKDYQQADTGTKMIHKGKNSRSRIISKGISAGKSRNCYRGLVQMNSGAENAYNSSQCDSLLIGDNAAANTYPTIQVGCTSGRVEHEASTSKIGEDQLFYFQQRGIDHEKAVAAMIGGFCRAVFEHLPYEFAQEVDALMNLKLEGSVG
- the LOC109783120 gene encoding internal alternative NAD(P)H-ubiquinone oxidoreductase A1, mitochondrial, whose product is MAASSLLRSLSRVSRRACAPAFYGRGPFSPLSTAAAAAAADAGDAAVLRRGLAGLGPTVKGEKPRVVVLGTGWAGSRLMKDLDTTGYDVVCVSPRNHMVFTPLLASTCVGTLEFRSVAEPLARIQPAVSRSPGSYFLLARCTAVDPDAHTIDCETVTEGEKDTLKPWKFKVSYDKLVFGCGAEASTFGIRGVTEHATFLREVHDAQEIRRKLLLNLMLSDVPGISEGEKRRLLHCVVVGGGPTGVEFSGELSDFIIRDVKERYSHVKDYVHVTLIEANEILSSFDVRLRQYAINQLVKSGVRLVRGIVKDVQPDKLILDNGEEVPYGLLVWSTGVGASSFVKSLPFPKSHGGRIGVDEWLRVPSVPDVFAVGDCCGFLESTGKEVLPALAQVAERQGLYLARLLNRVMKSGGGHANSQVEVDLGPKFVYKHLGSMATVGRYKALVDLRQSKDSKGISIAGFASWFIWRSAYLTRVVSWRNRLYVAINWLTTMIFGRDISRI